A stretch of Campylobacter showae DNA encodes these proteins:
- a CDS encoding prepilin-type N-terminal cleavage/methylation domain-containing protein codes for MKKAFTMLELVVVIVVIGIIAAAALPRINDDHIAEAADQVVSHIRYTQHLAMQDSKFDPTDANWFRKRWSITFTQAAFCGGANEWRYSVYHDDGATTGNLNSANEVARDPLDPNKFMSSGWAGIPNADCANVSNKYNLTTNFGITNVQFRGVCGQAGLQTLSFDEFGRPMRSVSTPNGGGATRGYNRLVYNGQNCQIVLSTARRTATITITPETGFVQVTFPNRPQN; via the coding sequence ATGAAAAAAGCCTTTACTATGCTAGAGCTTGTTGTTGTGATTGTAGTAATAGGAATAATAGCCGCCGCTGCGCTACCAAGAATCAACGATGATCATATCGCCGAAGCTGCCGATCAAGTGGTGTCTCATATCCGCTATACTCAGCACCTAGCTATGCAGGATAGCAAATTTGACCCTACTGATGCCAACTGGTTTAGAAAGAGATGGAGTATAACTTTTACTCAGGCTGCATTTTGCGGGGGTGCAAACGAATGGAGATATAGCGTATATCATGATGATGGAGCTACAACGGGTAATTTAAATTCGGCAAACGAAGTTGCAAGAGACCCATTGGATCCGAATAAATTTATGAGCTCAGGATGGGCTGGTATCCCGAATGCTGATTGCGCAAATGTCAGCAATAAATATAATTTGACGACAAATTTTGGAATAACTAATGTTCAGTTTCGCGGTGTATGTGGACAGGCTGGCTTGCAGACTTTATCTTTTGATGAATTTGGAAGACCTATGAGAAGTGTAAGTACTCCTAATGGCGGTGGTGCAACTAGGGGTTATAATAGGTTGGTTTACAATGGACAAAACTGTCAAATAGTTTTGAGTACGGCACGAAGAACCGCAACTATAACTATAACACCTGAAACTGGTTTTGTACAGGTTACTTTTCCAAACCGTCCACAAAATTAA
- a CDS encoding glycosyltransferase family 39 protein: MLRSETFLLFIICLIDFCFLSYAISTLSISYYEADAFYNSPKISAVLARASVEIFGQNDYALRLPFVICHIFSVALLYKVSKQILKRKFDRVVSAVVFILLPATMASAILVNDAGIIIALSLLSIYLYQLRKMLAFYALLCVLPFVSGAFLVYFSAIFIFGVYRRDARMAWTSALLFALCFYLYGFNSGGKPSGHLLDTVSIFAAAFSPFIFVYFVYAMYRIWIKEAKNLLWFVCITAFLFCLFLSIRQRLELENYLPFCVISVPILVRVFFSSYRVRLPMFRRGYKILASFAVVSLLVGFLFVLFNEMLYGVLKDPTKHFVYRYHVAKELARELENEGVEKIFTDDKKLALRLKFYGIDTQPDSNLRLVILDQKDNYGNIAVYKFGVKIANFKIIKDD; the protein is encoded by the coding sequence ATGTTGCGCTCGGAAACGTTTTTACTTTTTATCATCTGCCTTATAGATTTTTGCTTTTTGTCGTACGCGATTAGCACGCTTAGCATTAGCTACTACGAGGCGGATGCGTTTTATAACTCGCCTAAAATTTCAGCCGTTTTGGCTAGAGCTTCGGTTGAGATTTTCGGACAAAACGACTATGCCTTGCGCCTTCCTTTTGTTATTTGCCACATTTTTAGCGTCGCGCTGCTATACAAGGTCTCAAAGCAAATTTTAAAACGCAAATTTGACCGAGTAGTAAGCGCGGTCGTGTTTATACTGCTTCCTGCGACGATGGCGTCGGCGATCTTGGTAAACGACGCCGGCATCATAATTGCGCTTTCGCTTTTAAGTATTTATCTTTATCAGCTGCGCAAAATGCTAGCTTTTTACGCGCTTTTATGCGTGTTGCCTTTTGTTAGCGGCGCGTTTTTGGTTTATTTTTCGGCGATTTTTATTTTCGGAGTTTATAGACGCGACGCTAGGATGGCGTGGACCTCGGCGCTGCTTTTCGCGCTTTGTTTCTATCTTTACGGATTTAACTCCGGCGGCAAGCCTAGCGGCCATTTGCTTGATACCGTAAGCATCTTTGCAGCCGCATTTTCGCCTTTTATTTTTGTCTATTTCGTATATGCTATGTATAGAATTTGGATAAAAGAGGCTAAAAATTTACTCTGGTTCGTCTGCATAACTGCATTTTTGTTTTGCTTGTTTTTGTCGATCAGACAGCGCCTGGAACTCGAAAACTACTTGCCTTTTTGCGTTATTTCGGTGCCGATTTTGGTTCGGGTATTTTTTAGCTCGTACCGCGTGAGACTACCGATGTTTAGACGTGGGTATAAAATTTTAGCTTCATTTGCCGTGGTTTCTTTGCTCGTTGGGTTTTTGTTTGTACTTTTTAACGAAATGCTTTACGGCGTGCTAAAAGATCCGACCAAGCATTTTGTTTACAGATATCACGTAGCAAAAGAGCTTGCAAGGGAGTTAGAAAACGAAGGTGTGGAAAAAATTTTCACAGACGATAAAAAGCTAGCCTTGAGACTTAAATTTTACGGCATAGATACACAGCCGGACTCAAATTTGCGATTAGTAATTTTGGACCAGAAAGATAATTATGGTAATATAGCGGTCTATAAATTTGGCGTAAAAATCGCAAATTTTAAAATTATAAAAGATGATTAG
- a CDS encoding phosphoribosyltransferase: protein MLKYPFEEFHKDVKIMVRDIKANFEPEVILAIARGGLTLGHFLASLLNNRNLFTLNSIHYEETQKLDTIDIFNIPDLSKFNKILIVDDMIDTGESMVAIKQELLRRFPHIELKIATIFYKRKALLLPDFTVREAHEWIEFFWEEQI from the coding sequence ATGCTAAAGTATCCGTTTGAGGAATTTCACAAAGACGTAAAAATAATGGTGCGGGATATCAAAGCAAATTTCGAGCCCGAGGTGATTTTGGCGATCGCCCGCGGCGGGCTTACTTTGGGGCACTTTTTAGCGAGCTTGCTAAATAACCGCAATCTTTTTACGCTAAACTCAATCCACTACGAAGAGACGCAAAAGCTCGATACCATCGATATCTTTAACATCCCTGACCTATCTAAATTTAATAAAATTTTGATAGTGGACGACATGATCGACACGGGAGAGAGCATGGTAGCTATCAAACAAGAGCTTTTAAGGCGCTTCCCGCATATCGAGCTAAAGATCGCGACTATATTTTATAAACGAAAAGCGCTTTTGTTGCCTGATTTTACGGTAAGAGAGGCACACGAGTGGATAGAGTTTTTCTGGGAAGAGCAAATTTAA